The sequence AAGAGACTAAACAGCCCGCTTAAGCAGCATGGACTTAATGTGACCGATAGCCTTGGTAGGATTCAAACCTTTGGGGCATACGTTCACACAGTTCATGATGCCGTGGCAGCGGAAAACGCTGAACGGGTCTTCCAGATCGGCCAGACGTTCTTCGGTAGCGGTATCGCGGCTGTCAGCCAGCCAGCGGTAGGCAGCCAGCAAGCCGGCAGGACCGATGAACTTGTCCGGGTTCCACCAGAAGGACGGGCAGGACGTGGAGCAGCAGGCGCAGAGAATACACTCGTACATGCCGTCCAGCTTGGCGCGCTCTTCGGGGCTCTGGAGGAATTCGCGAGCAGGGGGCTGCTTGCTGTCGTTCAGCAGGAAGGGCTTAACCTTTTCCCACTGGGTGTAGAACTGGCCCATGTCCACGACCAGGTCGCGGATAACGGGCAGGCCGGGCAGCGGACGCACGACCACCTTGTTGCCAAGGGCAGACAGGGGGGTGATACAGGCCAGGCCGTTCTTGCCGTTCATGTTCATGCCGTCGGAGCCACAGACCCCTTCGCGGCAGGAGCGGCGCAGGGACAGGGTCGGATCCTGCTCTTTGAGCTTGATCAGGGCATCCAGCACCATCATGTCGGAGCCTTCTTGCACTTCAAGCTCGTAGTCTTGCATGCGCGGCTTGGTGTCGACGTCCGGGTTGTACCGGTAGACAGAAAACTTGACTTTCATCCCGTACTCCTTAGTAAGTCCGCGCCTTGGGCTTGAACTTCTCCAGTTCTTCGTCGGTCAGCATGGTCGGCGCGCGGTTAACGTCGCGCTTGCTGATACCGCCAGTGATCGGGTCAAACAGGCTGTGGCACAGCCACTGCGTGTCGTCACGTTCCGGGAAGTCAAAGCGGGTGTGGGCGCCACGGGATTCGGTACGGAAGTTGGCCGCTACGGCAGTGGCGTAGGCGGTTTCCACCAGGTTGTCCAGCTCCAGACACTCGATGCGCTGGGTGTTGAACTCCTTGGAGGTGTCGTCCAGGCGGGCGTTCTTGACGCGCTCACGGATGACTTTAAGCTCTTCCAGACCTTCCGCCATGGCGTCGCCTTCGCGGAATACCGAGAAGTTACGTTGCATGCAGTTCTGCAGATCTTTTTTGATCTGAACAGGGTCTTCACCGGTCTGGTTGTTTTCCCAGCGGTTGAGACGCTCAAGGGCTTTCTCGATGTCGGCGTCGGTGACGCTGGGCTCCGGAATTTCTTCCAGGGCTTTGCCCAGGTGCATACCGGCAGCGCGGCCGAAGACCACCAGGTCCAGCAGGGAGTTACCGCCCAGGCGGTTGGCGCCGTGTACGGATACACAGGCGATTTCGCCTACGGCGAACAGGCCAACAACGGGTACGTCCTGACCGTCCACCTGTTTCAGGGCTTGGCCATGAACGTTGGTGGGGATACCGCCCATCATGTAGTGACAGGTGGGGATAACCGGAATGGGTTCTTTGGAAGTGTCCACGTGGGCGAAGGTCTTGGCCAGTTCGCCAACGCCGGGCAGGCGCTCGTCCAGCACTTCCTTACCCAGGTGATCCAGCTTGAGCTTGAGGTGCGGACCGTACTGGGGGTGGTCACAGCCACGGCCTTCACGGATCTCGATCATCATGGAACGGGCCACAACGTCGCGGGACGCCAGGTCTTTGGCGTTAGGGGCGTAACGCTCCATGAAGCGCTCACCGTCCTTGTTCAGGAGGTAACCGCCTTCACCACGGCAGCCTTCGGTCACCAGCACGCCGGCGCCGGCGATGCCGGTGGGGTGGAACTGCCACATTTCCATGTCCTGCAGGGGCAC is a genomic window of Gallaecimonas xiamenensis 3-C-1 containing:
- a CDS encoding succinate dehydrogenase iron-sulfur subunit encodes the protein MKVKFSVYRYNPDVDTKPRMQDYELEVQEGSDMMVLDALIKLKEQDPTLSLRRSCREGVCGSDGMNMNGKNGLACITPLSALGNKVVVRPLPGLPVIRDLVVDMGQFYTQWEKVKPFLLNDSKQPPAREFLQSPEERAKLDGMYECILCACCSTSCPSFWWNPDKFIGPAGLLAAYRWLADSRDTATEERLADLEDPFSVFRCHGIMNCVNVCPKGLNPTKAIGHIKSMLLKRAV
- the sdhA gene encoding succinate dehydrogenase flavoprotein subunit produces the protein MRAALQISKEGKSCALLSKVFPTRSHTVSAQGGITVALGNTHDDNWKWHMYDTVKGSDYIGDQDAIEYMCNTGPEAILELEHMGLPFSRLDNGKIYQRPFGGQSKNFGGEQGARTAAAADRTGHALLHTLYQQNVKNKTKVFSEWYALDLVKNEEGHVVGCTAIDIETGEVVFFKSKAVVLATGGAGRIFQSTTNAHINTGDGVGMAARAGVPLQDMEMWQFHPTGIAGAGVLVTEGCRGEGGYLLNKDGERFMERYAPNAKDLASRDVVARSMMIEIREGRGCDHPQYGPHLKLKLDHLGKEVLDERLPGVGELAKTFAHVDTSKEPIPVIPTCHYMMGGIPTNVHGQALKQVDGQDVPVVGLFAVGEIACVSVHGANRLGGNSLLDLVVFGRAAGMHLGKALEEIPEPSVTDADIEKALERLNRWENNQTGEDPVQIKKDLQNCMQRNFSVFREGDAMAEGLEELKVIRERVKNARLDDTSKEFNTQRIECLELDNLVETAYATAVAANFRTESRGAHTRFDFPERDDTQWLCHSLFDPITGGISKRDVNRAPTMLTDEELEKFKPKARTY